One genomic segment of Mytilus galloprovincialis chromosome 5, xbMytGall1.hap1.1, whole genome shotgun sequence includes these proteins:
- the LOC143076151 gene encoding uncharacterized protein LOC143076151, translating to MEKQTENLLIEIKTEPSDNYNENKNENCNIGHNSSHGNNDNCQPEGTLLTVRVPNIKTGTKLEDAVEGSPFRLSGRASFLYQKSTGDLNLDICGKVKDTKKSSNEIESPKYIENTGKVKMISSEQKEIFIDHVEKEIKADMPQSDTDFQRSSEASGIDNPNVNSRALLQYGSDLTETKIKRLDEIISEVRQNLELDPKFPKDQVPKASKLSIEIKSSSYQSLDESGSSDDEKSEKYSNLKNIMEKMTKESLPRKPGKKGSIWSDDVFGQPGENRYICPSCGKGFFYMSHLRKHSMIHSEVKLFTCPTCGKGFNQKSNLRTHLRTHADEKMFTCNQCDKGFNHNASLQIHMRTHTGEKPFVCSVCNKGFSRKNTLKIHETTHTPDKPYVCTTCGKTFGRRYVLQRHVLIHEGEKPHICERCGRGFSQSGDLQKHIRTHTGEKPYVCTICERGFAQNGDLTKHMKTHVGDKPHVCSVCKRGFDKLNEMQEHKESHSDQLFFACTRCGKEFSQIKELKSHRLSQACKTFEDTVIVDDDDHHQVDHDSNKDTDETLKGQIGDNYTSITQTSNEKLLFACVNCGKEFSQMEDIQAHKMSQECSPDLSPITHKSSCEELDDGIKQEPVDIIDTSSNTSYNSIDMIGNYEKNDDNNDPQNSVKKENNSSLCEEKENVCATCGMKFTELSMLQVHLKLHSELEKLTSSYVTESEEQSNTDEAEKPFKCHLCEKSYQGKSSLQAHIRSHTGERPFSCETCGKSFRLKRDLHRHDQSHSGDRPFACTECSKRFRWNWDLQKHMRIHSGEKPFSCAICGKYFRQNSTLQAHIRTHTGEKPFTCTTCSRGFSQSSDLTKHMRTHTGEKAFFCEMCDKSFSLRHNLQKHMQKHNKYRHLYRSDAQELEKTIEKEEQVD from the exons ATggaaaaacaaacagaaaatctgctgattgaaataaaaactgaGCCGTCAGATAACTATAATgagaacaaaaatgaaaactgtAATATTGGTCACAACAGCAGTCATGGCAATAATGATAATTGTCAACCTGAAGGAACACTACTGACTGTACGTGTCCCGAACATAAAAACAGGAACAAAACTAGAGGATGCAGTAGAAGGCAGTCCATTCAGATTAAGTGGTAGAGCTTCATTTTTGTATCAGAAATCAACAGGAGATCTAAATTTAGATATATGTGGGAAAgtaaaagatacaaaaaagtCATCAAATGAAATAGAAAGTCCAAAGTATATAGAGAATACTGGAAAAGTTAAAATGATATCGTCAGAACAGAAGGAAATTTTTATAGATCATGTTGAAAAAG AAATAAAGGCTGACATGCCTCAAAGTGATACAGATTTTCAAAGATCAAGTGAGGCTTCAGGGATAGACAATCCAAATGTTAACTCAAGGGCTTTGCTGCAATATGGATCTGATTTAACagaaacaaaaatcaaaagactAGATGAAATAATTTCAGAAGTACGTCAAAATCTTGAACTTGATCCAAAATTTCCAAAAGACCAAGTGCCAAAAGCTTCAAAACTAAGTATTGAGATTAAGTCTAGTTCTTATCAAAGTTTAGATGAAAGTGGTTCCTCTGATGACGAAAAGAGTGAAAagtattcaaatttgaaaaatatcatgGAGAAAATGACAAAAGAAAGCCTTCCCAGAAAACCTGGAAAGAAAGGTTCTATTTGGAGTGATGATGTGTTTGGACAGCCAGGAGAAAATCGCTATATTTGTCCTTCTTGTGGAAAAGGCTTTTTTTACATGAGCCACTTGAGAAAACATAGCATGATCCATTCAGAGGTGAAACTGTTTACATGCCCAACATGTGGCAAAGGCTTTAACCAGAAATCTAATTTAAGGACACATTTGAGAACACATGCAGATGAAAAAATGTTTACATGTAATCAATGTGATAAAGGCTTCAATCACAATGCATCTCTACAGATTcatatgagaacacatactggcgAAAAACCATTTGTTTGTAGTGTATGCAATAAAGGATTTAGTCGAAAAAACACTCTTAAAATACATGAGACCACACATACACCTGACAAACCTTATGTATGTACTACATGTGGTAAAACATTTGGGAGACGTTATGTCTTGCAGAGGCATGTACTAATACATGAGGGAGAAAAACCTCACATATGTGAAAGATGTGGACGTGGATTCAGTCAGAGTGGAGATTTACAGAAACATATTAGAACACACACGGGAGAGAAACCATATGTATGTACCATATGTGAAAGAGGATTTGCACAAAATGGGGATTTGACAAAGCACATGAAAACACATGTAGGAGATAAACCTCATGTTTGTTCTGTTTGCAAAAGAGGATTTGATAAGCTTAATGAAATGCAAGAACATAAAGAAAGTCATTCTGACCAATTATTTTTTGCTTGTACTAGGTGTGGCAAGGAATTTAGTCAAATCAAAGAACTAAAAAGTCATAGATTATCACAGGCATGCAAGACATTTGAAGATACAGTTATAGTTGATGATGATGATCATCATCAAGTTGATCATGATAGTAATAAAGATACAGACGAAACATTAAAAGGACAAATTGGTGATAATTATACCAGTATCACACAAACCTCAAATGAAAAATTGTTGTTTGCTTGTGTTAACTGTGGCAAAGAGTTCAGTCAAATGGAAGACATTCAGGCACATAAAATGTCACAAGAATGCAGTCCTGATCTGTCACCCATAACTCATAAGAGCAGCTGCGAAGAACTTGATGATGGAATAAAGCAAGAACCTGTTGATATAATAGATACGTCAAGTAATACATCATATAATTCAATTGACATGATTGgcaattatgaaaaaaatgatgataataatGATCCTCAGAATTctgtcaaaaaagaaaataactctTCATTATGTGAAGAAAAGGAAAATGTTTGTGCTACTTGTGGAATGAAATTTACTGAGCTATCAATGTTACAAGTTCATTTGAAGCTACATTCTGAGCTGGAAAAGTTAACAAGTTCATATGTAACTGAATCAGAAGAACAGTCTAATACAGATGAAGCTGAAAAGCCATTTAAATGCCATTTATGTGAGAAGTCTTATCAGGGGAAAAGTTCTCTTCAGGCACATATCAGATCCCATACAGGAGAAAGACCCTTCTCTTGTGAGACATGTGGCAAAAGTTTTCGACTAAAGAGAGATTTACATCGACATGACCAGTCACACAGTGGTGATCGCCCATTTGCATGTACAGAATGCAGCAAAAGATTCCGCTGGAACTGGGACCTACAAAAACATATGCGAATACATAGTGGTGAAAAACCGTTCTCATGTGCAATTTGTGGCAAATATTTTAGACAAAATAGTACACTCCAGGCACATATAAGGACTCATACTGGAGAAAAACCCTTCACATGTACTACATGCAGCAGAGGTTTCAGTCAAAGTTCAGACTTAACCAAGCACATGAGAACTCATACTGGTGAAAAAGCTTTTTTTTGTGAAATGTGTGACAAATCATTCAGCTTAAGACACAATTTGCAGAAACATATGCAAAAACACAACAAGTATAGACACCTATATAGATCAGATGCACAGGAGCTTGAGAAGACAATTGAAAAAGAGGAACAAGTTGATTAA